GCCCTGCGCGTTCAGCGAGGAGTCGAAGCGGTCATACCCGCCCGGTCAGCTGTCGACCACGCCGCGCAGGAAGGTGACGAGCCGCTCCCCCGCCTGCTCCAGCGTGCCGTCGTTGACGATCTCGAGGTCGACCGGATGATCCGGTGCCGGGTCGGGGCGTGACACGCGCGCGGCGACGCCGGCGTCGTCCTCCCTGCCGCGCGCCGCGATCCGCGCCCGCCGCACGTCCTCGGGCACGGTGATCCGCACGGCGAACGCGCGCGGGAAGCGATCCGGCAGCTCCGAGAGCACCGACCGCGACACGTTCGCGACCACGACCTCGCCGTTCTCCGCGCGCCGCGCGTACTCGGCCGGGATCCCGTATGCGAGACCGTGCGCGCGCCACGCGAGCGCGAAGGATCCGCCGTCCTGCAGCTGCGCGAACTGCTCCTCGGTCGCCGAGGCGCACTCCTCCGCGGGCCCGGCGGGCCGGGTGATCACCCGGCGCGCGAACACGACGCCGTGAGGCTCGAGACGCTCGCGGGCGTACGCGATGACCGCGTCCTTGCCGGCTCCGCTCGGCCCGACGACCGCGACGAAGGCGCCCGTCCGCTGCTGCAGGTCAGGCGACACGCGTGCCCTCGCGCCACACGCCGCGCACGATCGGCACCGGGGCGCCGAGCGGGTGCTGCTCGGTGGGCGCCTCGTCGTACGCGTGGACGCGGATGACGTCGGCTCGCTTGCCCGGCTCGATCGCGCCTCGGTCGTCCAGTCCGACCGCCCGCGCGGGATTCGCGCTGATGAGCTTCGACGCCTCGGGAAGCGACACGCCGCCGCGCGCGAACAGCAGGAACGCGGCCTGCAGGGGGCTCGCGGGCACGTAGTCGCTCGAGAGGATGTCCAGCAGCCCGAGGGAGAGCAGATCCGACGCCGCGACGTTGCCGGAGTGCGAGCCGCCGCGCACGATGTTCGGCGCGCCCATCACCACGAGCTGCCCCGCCTCGCGGGCGGCGCGCGCGGCGTCCACCGTGGTCGGGAACTCGGAGATCCCGACCCCCAGCGCGACGCCCTCGTCCACGTGCGCCTGGGTGGCATCGTCGTGCGCCGCCATCGTGATGCCGCGGGAGGTGGCGCGCTCGGCCATCAGCCGTCGGTGCGGATCCGCGTACTGCGCCGACAGGCGGTGCAGCTCGGCGACGTGCCCGTCGAACTCCTCGTTCGTCAGGCGCCCCTTGCCGACCATGTAGGTGCGGAACGCCTCCACGTCGGCGTACTGCCGCTGCCCCGGCGTGTGATCCATGAGCGAGATCATGCGGACGCGATCGTGCGCGCCGACCTCGTCGAACACCTCGACGACGTCGGGCGTCGACACCTCGCAGCGCAGGTGCACGAAGTGGTCGGCCCGCAGCAGGCCCGACTCGGCCGCGTGCACCACGGCGTCGATCAGCGTGCGGGCGTTCTTGGCCATGTTGTTGCCGTCGGTCGGCCCGGTGCCGATCCGCAGCGCGTCGAGCACGGTCGTCATGCCCGACGCTGCCATCTGCGCGTCGTGCGCGATCACGGCCGGGATCGGGTCCCAGTACCGCTTCGGCCGGGGCTGGAAGTGCGCCTCGACCTGGTCGGTGTGCAGCTCGACGACGCCCGGCATCAGGAAGTCGCCGCCGAGATCCTCGCCTGCAGTCGCGACCGTGTCGGACACGTCCACGATCGCCCCGTCGGCGACGCGGACGGATCCGTGGATCACCTGGTCGTCCAGCACCACGCGCGCGTTGGTGAAGACGGTCTCGTTGCTCATCGGGTGCTCTCCTGCGCGGCGGCGAACGGGTGGACGGAAAGGACGTCGAACGGATCGCCCGGCTCGGGCTCGACGAACAGCGCGATCGACAGCAGCGGGACGTCGATCCCCGCCGTGTCGGCGAAGTGGGATGCGAGCGCGGCGTCGACCTCGGCGATCCGCTCTTCGGGGATCGGATCGGTCAGCGTCAGGTGGAAGCGGAACCGGTCGAACACGTACGGATAGCCCCACCGCTCGAACAGCTCGCGCTCCCGCGGACTGAGCCGCTCGGGCCGGCGGCGACGGATCTCGTCCTCGTTCGGCTGCGCGCGGAAGTCGTCGAACGCGCGCACGGCATCCGCGGCGAGCGCGTCGAGGCCCGCGTGGTCGCCGTGCGGCAGCAGCGCCCGGAAGTGCCCGACCGTCGCCGGACGCG
The Microbacterium sp. JZ31 genome window above contains:
- the phnN gene encoding phosphonate metabolism protein/1,5-bisphosphokinase (PRPP-forming) PhnN — protein: MSPDLQQRTGAFVAVVGPSGAGKDAVIAYARERLEPHGVVFARRVITRPAGPAEECASATEEQFAQLQDGGSFALAWRAHGLAYGIPAEYARRAENGEVVVANVSRSVLSELPDRFPRAFAVRITVPEDVRRARIAARGREDDAGVAARVSRPDPAPDHPVDLEIVNDGTLEQAGERLVTFLRGVVDS
- a CDS encoding alpha-D-ribose 1-methylphosphonate 5-triphosphate diphosphatase, which gives rise to MSNETVFTNARVVLDDQVIHGSVRVADGAIVDVSDTVATAGEDLGGDFLMPGVVELHTDQVEAHFQPRPKRYWDPIPAVIAHDAQMAASGMTTVLDALRIGTGPTDGNNMAKNARTLIDAVVHAAESGLLRADHFVHLRCEVSTPDVVEVFDEVGAHDRVRMISLMDHTPGQRQYADVEAFRTYMVGKGRLTNEEFDGHVAELHRLSAQYADPHRRLMAERATSRGITMAAHDDATQAHVDEGVALGVGISEFPTTVDAARAAREAGQLVVMGAPNIVRGGSHSGNVAASDLLSLGLLDILSSDYVPASPLQAAFLLFARGGVSLPEASKLISANPARAVGLDDRGAIEPGKRADVIRVHAYDEAPTEQHPLGAPVPIVRGVWREGTRVA
- a CDS encoding DUF1045 domain-containing protein yields the protein MTRYAVYALPGALGGGTFPEVPLSGAVLRQFEADGAREDAPEALRLREAVEAWYAREEFRDLTVDARRYGFHATLKAPFRLAEGRTEAELRAAADTFAAARRPVTIAAPRPATVGHFRALLPHGDHAGLDALAADAVRAFDDFRAQPNEDEIRRRRPERLSPRERELFERWGYPYVFDRFRFHLTLTDPIPEERIAEVDAALASHFADTAGIDVPLLSIALFVEPEPGDPFDVLSVHPFAAAQESTR